CGCCAAAAGCTTATTTCAGGGGTGTGCTTAAAAAATTACAACTATCTTAGTAAGAAAAGGAATTTAGTTGAAGTTTGTCGAGAATTTTTGCTGACCAACTGTGATCACCTACTTTTTGAGCGGCAAAAAGTGATTTTCTGTACAAATTCTGGGCTTTTTCCTTATAATCATTTCTAAGCATTATGTCGCCAGCTTGTTCAAAGCTTTTGGCATAGCCTTCAACGTTGCCTATCTTTGTGTCAATCTTGATAGAATCTTTATAGTACTTAATAGCTTTGTCATCATAGCCTAAATCCCTGAAAACGCCTGCTGTGTTGCTCAAAATGCAAGCTTGCCCTTTGCTGTCGCCGATTTCTTTTGTGAGAGAAAATCCTACTTTGAAATAGCCGAGAGCTTCTTTATACTCATATTTGCTTACATAGACGTTTCCTACGTCATTTAACGTGATACTTTGCCCTTTTAGGTTATCAACCTGCCCGTCAAGGGAAATCGACTCGTAATAGTGCGAGAGTGCCGCGTCAAGCTTTCCGAAATCATCATAGATTGATGCCATATTGTAATGCGCCTTTGACTGAATCTCTTGATTTCCTGTATTAAAAGCAATATTTGCAGCTTTATTATAACTTTCCAATGCTTTTATATAATCGCCGCTTTCATCGTGAATATAGGCTTTATCCATATACAACTTTGTTTCAACTTCTGTGTTATTGAACTTTTGAGAGAGAGGAATTAGTTTTTCATAGACAGAGAGTGCTTCTTCAAAATTTCCGGAATCGACAATCTGTTCTGTTTTTTTGTAAAGTTCTTCTAATTTGGTGTCTTCAGGTCTGTTTGCTTTGGTTATATTGTCATTTTTTACCGGTGCGGAAGAATCTATCTGCTGTGATACAGGTGTAGTTAAAATTTGAGAGGGTTTTTCAATATTATTTATAAAATTATTGTCTGTAGTTACGGGTTTGTCTGATTTATAGTCAACTTTTTGCAGTAAAATCGCATCTATCCAGTTTTTTACAACTTCAGATGGTTTATTAAGAGTTTCTGTGATGTATCCGTCAAGAAGCGCTGCTGCATTGGTCAAATTTGATTTAATAATCTTTTGGGAAGGATTTTCTTTAGCAGATTGAAGTTCTACCAGCTTTAGATAGGTTTCAACCTCCTCATTGACGTCTTTTGACGCCCCGATAGCCGTGAGGGTGTTTTTAAAATCATTAACAATCTGGCTGATATTAACTTTGCCGACAGAATAATCAATAGTTTGCTTGTATCCGGAAGATTGCTTGTTGTCGCTAAACTCAGCATTATCAGAGGGGGTCTGTTTTCCTTCAGCTTCGGGTGACACCTTTTTGACAGGCGTTTTTTTACTAAACTGAATGTTATACGGGTATAAATTTACCGGATAT
This is a stretch of genomic DNA from bacterium. It encodes these proteins:
- a CDS encoding tetratricopeptide repeat protein, which gives rise to MGLNGIYPVNLYPYNIQFSKKTPVKKVSPEAEGKQTPSDNAEFSDNKQSSGYKQTIDYSVGKVNISQIVNDFKNTLTAIGASKDVNEEVETYLKLVELQSAKENPSQKIIKSNLTNAAALLDGYITETLNKPSEVVKNWIDAILLQKVDYKSDKPVTTDNNFINNIEKPSQILTTPVSQQIDSSAPVKNDNITKANRPEDTKLEELYKKTEQIVDSGNFEEALSVYEKLIPLSQKFNNTEVETKLYMDKAYIHDESGDYIKALESYNKAANIAFNTGNQEIQSKAHYNMASIYDDFGKLDAALSHYYESISLDGQVDNLKGQSITLNDVGNVYVSKYEYKEALGYFKVGFSLTKEIGDSKGQACILSNTAGVFRDLGYDDKAIKYYKDSIKIDTKIGNVEGYAKSFEQAGDIMLRNDYKEKAQNLYRKSLFAAQKVGDHSWSAKILDKLQLNSFSY